CCCCTGACCTGACCTGACCTGCAGGTTCCGTGTCCCTGGTCCCCCAAACCCCTCTTTCTTCAACGTGTACAGATACACCCAGCTGTGTCGAAGCGTCTCCTGTTTTGTCTACTACGGCTGAAGCGGGTCCGGTCGACTACATGTCATTTGTCCCCTCGCACCTCATTAAGCTACTGTACGGCACGATGCTCTACTACCATGTACCTGATCCAAAGAGTCGGTCGCTCGTCTTCTTATCGGGCTCACTAAGCTCGTCGTGGTAAGAATCGCCAAGTTTGGCTACCGCAACCGCTTTCGACGGCCGCCGTTCTGCCCAGATCACTCCCGTCGCCATATCTCGCATTCAGATCCCCATCTTCCATGTTCTCCTCCCGCTGTGCGcctttcttcttcgccaAGTTTCCTGCTGCGACCCTGTTCCTGTTCGTAACCACTCACGGTCCGGGCAACCTCCGGATCTCCTGCGAGGTCATCCTGGCACGGATACTGTCAACCCAGAAAGCACATCCGATCCAAACGTAGCCGACAGTTCGCCCGTCCCTTTCACTAAACCTTCCGCTTCCCGCTCCCGATGCTCCCTAGTTCGATGGAGCTGCTCGGTCTAGCTCCACATCCCTTAATACTAGTCCTGCTGCCTTGGTGGAGAGATCAACATACCCCCAGCCGGCCGGTTACTTACCCAGACTCGTTCTATGGTGCCCCATGATACATATACTTTAGCCATGGACGGAACGTGGCTGCCAGAAACTTCCCAAGCCTCCGTCCTCCCTGACTTATCACGACTTGGAACCACCACAACACCCCTTTCCCTCGAAGATGGTCCCTAAGAGACCTGGTTCTCAACAAAGGGCGGCGCCAAGCTATTCCGTTAAGGAAGGGTCTGAAAATGCTCTGGCTGCCCTCGTCGCTGCATGTCAACGACAACTCCCTCCTGAATTCCTCCACCATCTGCAAAATGTCGCTTTTACCGCGCCACTAGGCGATACCGCTTTCATCCCATGTCCTCTCAAGGAACAGGAGGCGACAGCCTCCATCAAAGCCCTCGAGggcatggccgccgccgccattgcAGATCTTCGGCACGGGTATCAAGCCCGTAGAGAGATCGAGGTCGACATGGCACGTACAGCGTGCTTCTTGATATCGGCCTATCTCACGACAGTCGACGGCATGGATAAGGCCCACCCCAATGTGAAATCCAAAATTCCAGGTGCGTGAGACGCGACTCGGCCACCGGCCCCTGGCTTACACGTTGCAGATACCGACTTGAACCAAGCGCAGTCCATCCTCTACAGGCGTCTCTCGGCGAACCTGTACGAAACCAAGAATGCCGGCGAATACTACCACCTCCACGGGTCACTCGAGGCTTCCAAGGCCCTGAACATGATCGGCCTGCCCGCTTTCAACCCAGAGCTTCAGGGCTACGACGAGTGTATCAAGATCATCGAGGCCGCGATGAAACGCTTCACTGGGCAAGAACTGGACGACATGAACCGCAAAGAAGGCCAGGCCGGGGTTCCAGTGCTCAAGAAGGAACAGTTTCTAGACACGCCGCACGGCAAAGCGCTCGAGCAACTTCCACCCCTGACCGTCAAGTCGATCGAGTCCACCACGCCACCAGCCCCCTTCGAGTCCCAGCACAGCACTTCGCGGGCCGAGCAGTGCCTCAGCGGAATTAGGGTACTGGAACTCTGTCGTGTCATAGCTGGCCCAACCATCGGCCGTTCTTTGGCGGCCCACGGCGCTTCGGTCCTCAAGGTGACCTCATCACAACTTCCAGACGTCCCCTTTTTCCAGGTAGATGTCAACACCGGGAAGCATACCACTTCCCTACACCTGAAAGACCCGAAAGACCGCGCCACATTCGACTCGCTCCTCGCCAGCGCGGACGTCATCCTGGACGGCTACCGACCAGGCGTTGTGGACCGTCTGGGCTACGGGCCCGAAAAACTGGCCGCCATTGCCGCAAAACGCGGCAAGGGCTTCGTGTACGTCGCAGAAGACTGCTTCGGCGGATCGGAGTTGGgcgtggcggaggcggagtGGGCGGGGCGCCCGGGATGGCAGCAAATCGCGGACTGCGTCACCGGCGTCGCTTGGGAACAGGGTCACTTCATGGGTCTAGACGCGCCCGTTGTGCCCCCCTTTCCCATGTCCGACTATGGCACCGGCGCCCtgggcgccgttgccgcaATGGCGGGCTTGTACAGGCGCGCGACGGAGGGTGGCTCGTGGGCCTGCCGGACCAGCCTGTGCCAGTACGACATCTTCCTCCTGTCGTTGGGCGCGTATTCGCCCGAGGTCCAGGCCCGCCTGCGCAAGACGCACGAcccggccttcttcgacctCAAGCACCACGACTCCGTGGACGAGGTCAGCAAGCGGGCCCTGCGCAGTGTGAAGCGTCTCCATCCAGGCCTTTTCTCGGAGGATCTGATGCACACCGCGTGGAGCCAGGGGTTTGGTGCGGAGGTGAGGTGGCCGAGGGAGGCCGTGAGGGTTGAGGGGCTGCAGGTCGGGCACAGCCGGGCTTCGAGGCCTAACGGGGCCGATGCGCCTTCGTGGGAGGATTGGGAGGTACAAGATGAAATTGTCAGGGCATGGTGACTTCTCGATGAGTAATGATGATACGGCCTGGTTGATACCAAAAAGCAGCATTTAGGGGTGCGTAAAGGAAGACACATAGACAACGACACAGAGACATCATGATACCAGTTGCATGAGGGGCTCTCTCCCCGAACGGCCATGATATAAGCAAGGCCGCGCAGTCGGAGCTCGGAACATGTAGCTCATCGTCAGCATGCATGGGATCATTTCTCTGGTAGACCTTTATAGCGTCACTTGCGTGGTTCTGCGAAGACACTGCGAAAGGTGCGCCAGTACGAAGGCATTCCGTAAGACTATGAAAGGGGAAAATCTTGTGGTTTGACAAAACGAATGTGGCCCTCTACTGAAATAAACACCTGACACGCCACCACAAAAAGGTCATTTGCATATCCCGAGAGCGGCCGTGCACTGACGAAGCAGTCGCCTTTGATGACACTGACGGGTGGTGGGCTCATACACACGCTTTCTTTACCCGGCAAGTGTACCTTGAGAGTTACGTAGTATGGTCAACGACGTACCGTTAGGTAGGTGGTTTGCTAGGAAGAAGTGGACGCCATGATCCGAGTCCGGCGCAGTGGAACACAGTCTGGACTAAATAGAAGGTGGTTGTGCCCGCTCTGGAGATTGCCGGGGTTCGCCCAAGAACGCACTCATTGGGAGACAACCAATCGATACCATCTGATCGGAGGTACACTTTGGTGAGTGAGCTTCATTGATTTAAACCACACTACTCTATGATTCCAATAGACCATTGGACTGATGCCACCGTTAACACAACCAGTCTTTTCGCACGCGACAAGACATCTTCGCGCCGTCATGCATTTCCGCGATGGAATCACCAAATGCCGGAAAATGTTTAAATGGTCAGTCAACACGTGCCGCCATACCCAGACTGAAGAGGCCCTCCAAACCATCAAGTCGCGGCGCTCTCAGGCCACAGCTGCCGTGACTGCCTTCTCCTGTGTCTCCTCAGACCGCTCCGGCTTGCGAGCGTAGACCAGATGCCTGGAACATGTTTAGTTAGCGCGGGACACTCCAACGGACGCGAGGACGTGCAACTCACAGCGTCAGGTACGACTGGAGCCTCGGGTCCTTGAGGGCCTTGCGCATCTCGCCCATGAACGCGAGGATCTCGGGATCCCCCCACCGCATCACCTCCTTGAGCAGGAACGTCCCGAACCCTTCCAGCGACTCGTCGAGGAACTGGAGGTGGCAGGCGCCGATCTCCTTGAGGACGGGATCTCTTGGCCAGCGCCCGATGGGCGCGGACCACTTCTTCTCCACGATGTCGACGAACCCGGCCGACGCGAGGTTTCTGGCGATGCCGTGGTCCCGGGCCTGGGTCCCGGTCTTGCCGAGCCTCCCCATGGCCTCGAGCATCACCTTGGCCCATCTCTTGTAGATGTGgccgtcgcccagctcgcccaGGGTCTGGGAGCGGCCCTCGATGTCGACCTCCCTCAGCTCGATGTAGCCGCCCGGCTTGAGGTGGGTGAAGGCCCGCCCGTACAGCCTCGGCCAGTCCGCAACGCTGCCCTCGAGGTGCTTGACGTGCACGAAGTCAAAGTGCTCGGCCGGCCACGTCCAGGGCTTCTCGATGTCGTCAATGTGAAACTTGCAGTTGGGTGGGACCCATCCGGGCTGGATGGGCGAGATGTCGACCCCCGTGACCTCCGCGGAAGGGAATCCATCAGCAAAGTCGCTGCGTGCCTCGTGGTCAGCCTCTCAAGTTTGTCCACGCCCCCGacccgcctcgccgccaggGCTTGATTGGCCGGAGATGTTTGACTCACATGGCCCAAATCCCCGTGCCAGTACCAACATCGAGTACTTCCTGTACAACGTGTGAGATGTGATGCTCCGTCGAGGGGCAATCCTGTCGAGTTTATACCGACCTTGGGACTGTCACCAATGGGTGCCAGAAACAGCTTGTCGCCCAGAAGCAAGGTCTCCCAGTAGTGGCTTCGGGCCGGACCGGATGTCAGCTTCTCTGGGTTTGGCCGCGAGGGGGTTCAACCGGTGTACGCACGCCAGGTCCAGGCCTTGGTTCTGCCTCTCGTCATTCGGGCCCCAGTAGTCGGTCTTCTGGGTATAAGTGCGACCATGGATCCGCCGATACTCGGTGATGCTTTCACTCAACGAGACGCTCGAGGACGTGTGGATGCTGCCGCCAGTGTCTTTAGTCCTTGTTCGTTCTCGTTCGCCGGGCCAGAGAGGCCTCTTACCTTGCGAGATCCGCCTCCGTTGCGTTGTCATCTTCGACTATGGGATCCTTCCGGTATACGCGTCAGCATGCCATCCCTAGACTCCTTACATAGAAGTTGGGAGGTGGGACGTACCGCGGTGATGGTTTCCTGGCCGTTGGCCGGGAGAGGGTTGGGCGATACTGCCGCCTCTTTGGTTGCAACCATGTCGATCGGAATTCAGCCAGATGGCGTCGGCCCCTGAGTGATGTCGGACTGATTTGGATTCCGATGGGAAGAACCTCTCAGTGATCGAGGAGTCAAATAAAGAGGCCAGACGCggatcccccccctcttttgAATTCCTTTTTGTTGTTGGCCCAACGTCTCGGCATTCCACCGCAAGTCGTGTCCCGCACGCCGGACTCGGGCCGCCAAGGGTCGAAGCTAGACCCTGGCTTTGCAGCCAGACAAGTGAAAACAGCTGCTTCTCCAAAATGTACGAGGCATATTCTAGGCTCGTTCCGGAAGGCCTTGGAgtcgggcggcgtcgaacaGCCCAGCCGACGGCACCACAATCGTTCGCTAGTGGATACAACGGCAACCAAAAGCCCGAGGGAGCAGAACTGGACGCATTCAATTTGTCTTCATCCTCCCACTGGTGGAGCTCGGCTTCACGCGCCACCTCCGTCTCATAAAAAGTCTTCCATGTGTTTATCTAGAGAGGCTGCAACTGGGGAGGTGAAGAAGTGACTGTTCCCCCATCGTTTCCCAGGCCAATCAGCGGGAGATAACCTATCGAAGTCGGAAACAATGAGTTCAAGGAGGTTGCGATTGCTGTTCAATGGTAGCGTCTTCGTCCTGCAGCTGTGTGGCTGTCTCCCCGTCCCGGTGATATAGTGCAGGGTAACTAACATCGCTGGATTTAGCAGGGATCGTTGCACATATGGTGAGAACGGGCAGGTGGGAGGAGGCTTCCTCTGTTCGCCAAGGGCAGGAACTAGCGGGAAACCATCGTGGGTGTGTCGGTTTCCGAGGCTTTGCAACTCGGGAAGAACAAAAAGAGGATTTGGGTGCGTATATGACTTCTATTGTATCCGCCCACGACATACTACAAGTACATTTCCCGTGCGGAAGAGAAGCGAGCTTCTCTCATCATTCATCGCCTCTAGATCGtcaaccctcccccctaTTACTGGCTCTCCCttgcccacctctctctctctctcgttctCTCTCGCATGTTACCTCACCCCCTTCACAGAACAAGCCTGCCGGGTTCCTCCTCCAAGATCAACTTGACCCTCTCCAGGAACACCTTGGCGCgcttctcgtcgccctggGGCACCGTCACGCTGAATAGGTTGGTTCCAGACGAAATGCTGGGGGTTTGGcgagcggcagcggcctttggcgcggcggccttcttggcgggcgcggcgaggaggtcgatgATGTCGGAAGACGACCGCCTGGCAGGGCGGGCCGCCAGGAGAGAGGGCTCGGGGAGAGCGGAGACCTGGGGCAGGTAGTAGCCCCGGGAGCCGCGGGGCGagagcttgtcgaggccgaggacctggttgaagagctcgtcggcggtgggCTTGCGGACCGAGGGCGGCaggtcgtcgttggcgacctcggcggcgcgggcgacgaaGGTGGAGATGGGCatgaagacgccgagggTCGACTGGATGCGCTtctgggcctcgaggaccttggaCAGGGAGACGGGGAGGGCGACCTGGGAGTCCACGGGGGCGggggcctcggcgaccttcttctcggcggccttctgAGGtgcggcctccttcttgggcGCGATCTTGATGTTGCTGAGGTCGAGCTTGGACATCTTGACGGCGCGGTCCATGATCTTGCTCGGGGTCTCGGCGTTGATGGTGCCCAGGTAGGCAAGGACGTCGCCCTTGAGTAGGCGGCCGTTGGGGCCTGTGGGCTCGATCCTGCTGACggcgtccttgtcgaggccgtGGGCGTTGACGAGAGACTGGACcgaggggaggagggggtaTCTCTGCTCGCGGGCCTTGCCGCCCGATGTCTTGGGGGCGCGGCTCTCGCCCTGGGGTGCCTCGCGGCGTTCGGCGGTGTCGCTCTTGGGGGCTTCATTGTCGGCGGCAGGCttggaggccgaggcggaagCCCGCTCATCGGCGGGGACCtcgagggaggagaggtCATCGCCGGGCTCGGCGATAACGGCGATGCGGGTGCCGACCTGGACGCCCTTGGCGCCGTCGGAGGTGGTGATCTTGAACATGACGCCATCGTCCtgggcctcgacgtccaTTGTGGCCTTATCGGTCTCGATCTCGAGGAGCACGTCGCCGGCAGAGAaggcctcgccctccttgaccttcCAGCTGGCGATGTTGCCCTCCGTCATGGTCGGAGAGAGGGCGGGCATGGAGAAGTTCTGCGCGGCGAGGCATCGTGCTGAGGTCCGGAAGCCTGTAGTTGCCGTCGATGTGGTCAGCCGCCATGTTTCTTTTCATTCCTattcctcttcatcttcttctttttcttgtgCCGCATAACCACGGACAGCAGGGAGGGAACGGCGAGCTTCATTTCTTTTGCGGAAGCCTACACGTTCGTTCGGGGTAGTATCTACGGACCTCGAGCTGTGGACTCTGCGGGTATTCTCCGGCCAACAACTCTCGCAGAGAGGCGGGCCGCCGTCGCAAGGGAAGCCAtctctttttgtttttttctctttcttttcgtTTCTTGTTTCGCGGAACCGTCGACccggagagggaggaagagagagtaTCAAACCTCAATTGACTTGTTCGTCGGGAGGGtgaggcgaggagggcgaggtcggaTTCCGTGGTACCCTGTCGAAAAGGTTCGGAGGAAAAAGGGAGCGTAGAGGTAGAGGTGGGTTGAGGTTTCGGGCGTGGTCGGCGGAGGATCGAATTGGCCTTGCTCGCGCCCGGGAATCTTTTTCGCGGGACCcagcaggggggggggggggcaaaaTTGTCGAGCTTTGGGGTGAGCTCCTGGTACAATACGCCTTGTTGGGGGGGACCGGACCGTTGGCGCGTGCTGGCAGGGTGGCAGGTACATTCTGTGTTGGACAGTGGCTTATCGCCGACTATTCGCTGCTGCACGGATCAAAAAAAGACACCGATTTTGTTGGCTCATCGGCCCCGCTCTTTTTAGTGTGATAGGTAGGCTCATTGGCTTTTTGTGATAGCCCCTAAGATCGAAAGGCGCTCCTCGgtcggtacgtacctgcTTTGCGCGGTTTTAAGGTCTGGCGCTATATCGTTGCGCCGCGCTCCGAGTGAAAATCCCTGCTGTAGATTGGACGTCGCATCTCGGGCGGTGGAGACCCGCTCCCCGacccccggcggcggcggcgctggtcgGGGGGTTGCTGTCGGTGGCTCCACTGAAactttttggatagcttcCTTCAACTGCCCAAAGTTGCTGCTCTTTCTTCGCGTGGTCTGACGTGCGTGACTTTCGCTGGCCAATTGAACCACAAACAGCACAGCGCACCtcgtttttttcttctcttttcaCTTTTCTATTCTTGCACTTCGTATTCCGTTCTTCGCGCATTGCGGTCAACCACATCCCTGAGGTCTTCGGTCTGCGATACCCACACAgccatggcctccttctcgagagGTCTCGGCCTCCGCCTGTCCCTCCTGGCCTCAAGAGGCCCCCTTCTCGCGACACCGCAGCCCCTCGAACCCTTTTCCCAACGCCTCTTCAGCTCCCTCGGCCCCTTGCGGCACGCCGCGAAACCTCCCTCGAAGCCCTCCGCATCTTCGCGCATAGCGAAGAGCTTATCTCGCAATGCAGCCGCCACGAAACCCCCGACCGCGAAGCCGACCGCCCCCGGCCCGACGACACCCCGtgccccctcctcgcccgctaCACCTTCTAGCGGCTCCGGCTATGCCTTGATCAAGCAGCTCGCGCAGCGCAGCCAGCCGACGGTGCTCTACGAGGCCGTCTCGCACTTTTGGATGAAGCTCTCGGCGTGGTCTGCCATGCTCATGTTCTACTCCTACGCCGGCATCAACTACTACACCATGCTCCTCAACCCGCCCGAGGACATTGCCGCCTGGGTCCCGCACGCCTTCGCCGTCATCTGCGTCGCCATGGCCGGCTTCGGCTCCTACTTCTTCTACAACACCCACAACATTatccgcctcgtccgcgccgtGCCCACCGCCCTCCTCACGCCCTCCACTCGCGGCGTGCCCTTCGGCGCTGCGCTGAACCCCAAGACGACGCCGGTCCATCTTGAGATCACCTGCAAGCGTATGCTCCCGGGCCGCGCCAAGGTGCTCGTCGTCCCGCCCGAGCAGGTCTCGATGCCCGggcgcatcgtcgtcgcgcaggcggcggcgacggcgacgcggacGCCGTACCTGTCGCCAGCGCAGGAGCGCGCCGCATCGCGGCAGAAGAAGGCCCAGGCGCAGGCCGAGTGGGAGTATGACAAGAACCACCTCATGACGGTGCCCTTCCGCCACGCGGGCAAGGGCTTCAAGGCCGCGTGGTACGGCGTCCGGCGGGCCATCACCAAGGAAGGGTTCATGAAGATggaggccggcggccacAAGCTCAAGCTGGATGTCGCATCCGGGTGGGCGCTGGACGACGGGCGTGCGATTGACCGGCTGGTCAAGATTGGGACCTGATGTTCCCTTTGGGCACGATGGCGGTTGTGGCAACAGGGCTCAGCGCCCGTGTTTTGAGCGTAAATGTAATATTACTGTACCATGATCATAGACGTCAATCTGACAAAACTTCATGTACCACAAAAtcaaccaaaaaaaaaaaaccacccTATTACCAAAATACCAAAACGTTAGAACGAGACGTCCACGCCGGAGGAAGCTTATACTTGCCCACAGGGGGTACAAATGCATAGTGCTAGATCGAGTTCGCGACACCGTGAGGACCAATGATACTTGGTTAAAGGGACAAACCCGATGGTCTTTTCTAGTTTAAACAAGCCATGAAATGCTTCTATTGAATCCGGGTATACTCGTATCGATTGGCGTAACTACTTGTGAGCACAGCCTAGGCCGGCACCTTGCGCAGTCTCGCAAGCGGAAGCACAGTCAGCAAGATGCTGGGTCAAGGTCACAAAAGATATCGAGTATCCTGTGCTCATGAGAAAAGTGGGAAGGCAGAGAATGCCCTCCAGACCAGGCCAACCACTGCGGCCGCGATCACTCGTCATAACGGAGTGAAGCCAGCTCAGCCGGCCCAACAAAAGACTTACGCGTCAGAAAGCGCAGCATCCAAACCTGCGAGAGGTCTCGCCCCTATCCCGGAAACAGCTCACGACACGCCCACGGCACCGAGACTCTACAACCGTAGGGGCGCAGGACCCAATCGACAGCGAACCCCGCTCCCTTTCCATAGACAGCATCGAGCTACATATGCAAAgcccgtcaccggcggcatcgtcgatCCTCCGCAATCCATCAGCGCCCTGGTGAGCCTGGGCCTGGTTGACTGTCGTCAGAGCCATGTACAAACAGTCACCCCTCTTCGCTCGCGCTCGCAATTCGAGTCCCACGCCAAGGCTACAGAGGTAACGAAGAAAGCACAACTAGAGCGAATGGCTTCCTTGGCCAGCGAGGCGTACCCATCCACCCACGCATCGTGGAAAAGGGGGACTTGTATTCTGGGACAGACCGCTCCCTGGTGAGTAGCATACCCTGTATAGCCGTAACAGGATGAGCAGCTTCGTTCCATGATACGGATACGGCCCTCGACAGTCACGACATTGGGAGCCAAAGGAGCCAGCTGGCGACTCACGGGAGGCGCAGATCGACATGATGCCCCTCATCGGCTGCTTTCGATCGGCTCTCTGCGTGCCCCTCTCCCCTTTGGTCGTCGGTCACACTAGTAGACCGACAATGCTATGTTTAGCAGCCTACGGCGACGTCtcgccttgtccttgtctGCCTACAATGGCGTGCGTCGAAGGGGGCGAGAAGGGTGGAAGTACACTTGACATCTTGCGCGCGGAGTCGACTCCGACCCAGCCTCACCAGAAGCAGTGGAGGGGACACCCATACAGCGAGAAGTACTATCCTTGATATCCCGTGGGTCCTAAAGACATGAATTGTGGGAAGGGGAGGCTGAGAAGGAAAGACAATAACAGACCAGTCCATTCAATACGTGGACGAAGCAGTGGCTGGCGATCTCGGACGCAAGTTGCTCCAGCGGGTGCAAATCGAGCCAGCACCGAACGGATCGATGATGAACTACAGGCGACAGTGTCGGTTAGTGCGGATGCCTAGGTGGGTAGGCTGTGTTGTCGTTGTCAATGTCGTTGGTGGTTGGAGTACGAGCAGGGAAGCcagaggcagagagggaAAAATTGAATGtcccaaaaaaaaagaaaaaagaagtTGGCTAAGTGAGTTGGCCGCCGCGCGCAGAAGTCCCACTTGGTAGGCGGAATACTAACACAGGTGGTCGTTCCCTggattgggggggggggggaacagAGGGGGGAAACCGGTAGCTGGGGATCTACTCAGTATATGGCGGTCAGTCAGCCTCAGAGTTTACGGAGCGCGGGGGCCAGGCGGCGAGGCTATCCCTGCCTGCCAGAAGGCCACGTTGGAATCCTTTAACGGCTGATCAACAAACATTTTCCAAATCCAGGGGGCGCAAGGACGGAGGGAAGGCAAAcggcggggagggaggaggttggTCAATCTGAAGAAATGCACGATTCCTAGTCTCTGGCGCAGCGTTGATTCAGAAAGTGGCGTTCATCCCGTCGTCTCAGACGCAGGATCGCGTCGATCTCCTCGCTTTTGAGACGAGTGGGAGGGCGAGGGGCAAAGAGATCCAGGGCGGGGTCCCCGACTCTTCAGGTGAGGCCATTCCcaatttttttttaaaaaaaTTTGGAGCAGGCGCAAGAACTTGGTTTGAGGATGGACAGAGAGCGAGTGAGAAGCAAAGACGGGGAAACAGACTGCCCCGAGCGGCGCTTGCTGAGCGGTGTGACGGTGAAGAGTGAAGCGGCGGCCCCTCTCCCCAGGCGCGCGGAATTGGGTCTTGGTGATGAATCCTTGGGCAAAACCTGGACGGACGATGGAAGAGAAACGTCGTTCAGGAGGAGTCTTGTTCCACCCCGCATCGTCGGTCAACCCTGGTCGTTGGACGAGTTCCCATCTTCAAAACGAtgccgtcatcatcgctCGGTCGACTCTCGTCCCATGGTCAGGGTTGTtgaccgacgacgagctttGCCCGATGGAAGTGCCCCGCCGAAATCGAAGTGGGATCGGTAGGTATCGCAGGGCGGGTCCCTTGTTGCCTGCCCAATGCACACCACTGCTCGGTGCTGTGCTCAGAACGGTCGCGGAAGTCCCTCGATCGCATTCTCCACCCTCCGAGATAGCGGTCCCGGGCGCTGGCACCAAAGGTGGTTCTTTGATGCAGAGTGACGGAAAGatatgagagagagagagagagagagagagagagagagagagagagagagagagagagagagagagagagagagagaaactaAGTGGAAGAAGAATATGGAGAGATCACACGAGGTTAGTCCAGTCCAATCCATTGTATTCCCACATTGTTCCTCCGTAGGGGAGTGTAGTATACGTATCGTGCAGGTTCGGGTTGCACCACAGTCGGCCGAGGTCAGGCCAAGTCATATACACCAACACAGAGATGCGATTTGCATTTGCGGTGTGGGATATTGCGCGCGCGAGAATGCATGTACGATGAGCGAGGCTTCGTTCGTTCCCCTCCCAAGGACGCCCAGTGCAGtcagccagtcagtcagtcgtgCGATTGAGCGTGTATAATGTGTCAAACATGAGACCATGGTGGGCGAAGCCTCTCGAAGGGCCCCCATTACGGCATGAAGCCGCCGTCATTAAGTGTCGGATCACCAGCTCATGATGGTTCTGATGGGCCAACTAGGTTTTGTTGACGTGCGAAAGCGGAGATTGGCGAATCCTGTACTTGTAGCGCAAGGCAGGGTCCAGGGCCCGGCAACAGTTCTAAAAGTATGTGATGCAGAGTCAAGCAGTGTGTAGGGGGCGGCCATCCGATCATTGGCGGCAGCTTTTGGCGCAGCGAACTTACTTGATTGGATGATGAGCAACTTGGACCGGTGGCATCGCGAGCATTGGATTTGGTAAGCCTTCGGTATCGGCAGTGGCAGAGATGGcatcctctcctcctccaaggCAACAGAGTGAACTGCCCAGGCAAAGGAAAGGCTAAGCAGGGTATACTCGGTGATGTCTAACGAGAAACGTCTTCGTAGATGAGCTTCCTTTAGGGTAAAGGAGAAGATAGGAGATGTGCCGTATCCGCAAGACcaaagagagaaggggagagagagaaagcccAGTGAGTGCCTTCAGGCTTCGAAATGGACGGAATATGCCAGAGAAACTGACACCGAAGACGCTTCAACGCGTCTGTTTGTAGCGTAGACAGCAAGCAATGGTGTCCTCGAGTAGTGAAGTGTAGGTATTGTGTGGCAGACACAACAACCGACAAATTGGGTGGTGCGGGAATGGCGTTTAGGTCGCCGCAGCCCACGGCCATCGTCAATCCCCCACGAGATCGAGGGGAAGCTCCAGGGTCCAGATGCccctccctttttttttttttttttttttgcggGTTGTGGCTCGTCGTGATTAACAGCAGCGAGACACATCAGCCCGGTCCACGGTTGAAGGGGCTAGGACGACTTAGGAATGGCGTCACTCGCTCGCGGGTGGAACGAGGCCCGTCAACCCTGACCCAGAACCAGTG
The genomic region above belongs to Colletotrichum higginsianum IMI 349063 chromosome 2, whole genome shotgun sequence and contains:
- a CDS encoding CoA-transferase family III, translating into MAAAAIADLRHGYQARREIEVDMARTACFLISAYLTTVDGMDKAHPNVKSKIPDTDLNQAQSILYRRLSANLYETKNAGEYYHLHGSLEASKALNMIGLPAFNPELQGYDECIKIIEAAMKRFTGQELDDMNRKEGQAGVPVLKKEQFLDTPHGKALEQLPPLTVKSIESTTPPAPFESQHSTSRAEQCLSGIRVLELCRVIAGPTIGRSLAAHGASVLKVTSSQLPDVPFFQVDVNTGKHTTSLHLKDPKDRATFDSLLASADVILDGYRPGVVDRLGYGPEKLAAIAAKRGKGFVYVAEDCFGGSELGVAEAEWAGRPGWQQIADCVTGVAWEQGHFMGLDAPVVPPFPMSDYGTGALGAVAAMAGLYRRATEGGSWACRTSLCQYDIFLLSLGAYSPEVQARLRKTHDPAFFDLKHHDSVDEVSKRALRSVKRLHPGLFSEDLMHTAWSQGFGAEVRWPREAVRVEGLQVGHSRASRPNGADAPSWEDWEVQDEIVRAW
- a CDS encoding Biotin-requiring enzyme, which gives rise to MPALSPTMTEGNIASWKVKEGEAFSAGDVLLEIETDKATMDVEAQDDGVMFKITTSDGAKGVQVGTRIAVIAEPGDDLSSLEVPADERASASASKPAADNEAPKSDTAERREAPQGESRAPKTSGGKAREQRYPLLPSVQSLVNAHGLDKDAVSRIEPTGPNGRLLKGDVLAYLGTINAETPSKIMDRAVKMSKLDLSNIKIAPKKEAAPQKAAEKKVAEAPAPVDSQVALPVSLSKVLEAQKRIQSTLGVFMPISTFVARAAEVANDDLPPSVRKPTADELFNQVLGLDKLSPRGSRGYYLPQVSALPEPSLLAARPARRSSSDIIDLLAAPAKKAAAPKAAAARQTPSISSGTNLFSVTVPQGDEKRAKVFLERVKLILEEEPGRLVL
- a CDS encoding UMTA protein, which gives rise to MVATKEAAVSPNPLPANGQETITADPIVEDDNATEADLASIHTSSSVSLSESITEYRRIHGRTYTQKTDYWGPNDERQNQGLDLAPKVGINSTGLPLDGASHLTRCTGSTRCWYWHGDLGHADHEARSDFADGFPSAEVTGVDISPIQPGWVPPNCKFHIDDIEKPWTWPAEHFDFVHVKHLEGSVADWPRLYGRAFTHLKPGGYIELREVDIEGRSQTLGELGDGHIYKRWAKVMLEAMGRLGKTGTQARDHGIARNLASAGFVDIVEKKWSAPIGRWPRDPVLKEIGACHLQFLDESLEGFGTFLLKEVMRWGDPEILAFMGEMRKALKDPRLQSYLTLHLVYARKPERSEETQEKAVTAAVA